From Segatella copri, the proteins below share one genomic window:
- a CDS encoding DNA-binding protein: MGIKVKAIERNVAFEKGKQKWAFVMQAELYSQLNATKVIEEAAVRSGLPKAVINAGWSAIGEVIAAWATEGHSVAVPGLGSLRFGLNSTAVEDVNKVSANLITRRYIIFVPNTDIKKELEETSVNITCYDRNGKVVKQVTSTDTPPTTPSGGDNPSGGDNPSGGDNPSGGDNPSGGDSAGGTGSETGGDGLE, from the coding sequence ATGGGTATTAAAGTAAAAGCTATTGAGCGCAACGTAGCGTTCGAAAAAGGTAAGCAAAAGTGGGCATTCGTGATGCAGGCTGAACTCTACAGCCAGCTCAACGCCACGAAGGTGATTGAAGAAGCTGCCGTTCGCAGCGGATTGCCTAAGGCGGTAATCAACGCCGGATGGTCGGCCATCGGCGAAGTGATTGCTGCATGGGCCACCGAGGGCCACAGCGTGGCTGTGCCAGGACTGGGCAGCCTCCGATTCGGTCTTAACTCTACCGCCGTAGAGGATGTGAACAAGGTGAGCGCCAACCTCATCACCCGCCGATACATCATCTTCGTGCCTAACACCGACATCAAGAAGGAACTCGAAGAGACTTCCGTCAACATCACCTGCTACGACCGAAACGGCAAGGTGGTGAAGCAGGTTACCTCTACCGATACGCCTCCTACTACCCCATCCGGAGGCGATAATCCATCCGGAGGCGATAATCCATCCGGAGGCGATAACCCATCCGGAGGCGATAACCCATCGGGCGGCGATTCGGCTGGCGGAACCGGAAGCGAAACCGGCGGCGATGGACTTGAATAA
- a CDS encoding smalltalk protein: MKKEVWKTILQVIIAVLTAVGTTLGVTSCM, from the coding sequence ATGAAAAAGGAAGTTTGGAAAACTATCTTGCAGGTGATTATCGCTGTACTTACTGCCGTAGGCACTACGCTCGGCGTTACCAGCTGCATGTAG
- a CDS encoding SLC13 family permease — translation MQETVKKVLNGDFNRKKALLFLITALLTVIVWNLPIDSFGIDGLTIVQQRVIAIFVMAVMLWLTEAIPAWATSVVIIFVLLFFVSDSAFKIMQGSEAEMGKLLDYQGVMACFADPTIILFLGGFVLAIAATKSGLDVMMAKALIAPFGKRSENVLLGFMLITGIFSMFISNTATAAMMLTFLTPVFKSLPPSGKGRVALTMAIPIGANLGGMGTPIGTPPNAFAFKVLNDPAGLNLGLSFGDWMLIMAPMVLIMLLMAWVIIRKMFPFSAKTIELNIEGNMQHNWRTTVVAVTFLATIVLWVFGKQLGINANTVAMLPIAIFALTGVVTAKDLKEIDWAVIWMVAGGFALGLAMNGTGLAEAAVKSIPFAEFNPLVIMIVSGLVCFILSNFISNTATAALLIPILTVVCAGMGDKLNTIGGTSTILIGVAVSASCAMSLPISTPPNAIAYSTGLIQQTDMVKAGLTVGILSMIVGYAVLITFCKMGVL, via the coding sequence ATGCAAGAAACTGTAAAGAAAGTATTGAATGGCGATTTTAATCGCAAGAAAGCATTGCTGTTCCTCATAACGGCTCTGCTTACCGTTATCGTCTGGAACCTGCCCATCGACAGCTTCGGCATCGATGGACTCACCATCGTGCAGCAGCGCGTCATCGCCATCTTCGTCATGGCCGTGATGCTCTGGCTCACCGAGGCCATACCAGCATGGGCTACCAGCGTAGTGATCATCTTCGTGCTGCTGTTCTTCGTCAGCGACTCCGCCTTCAAGATTATGCAAGGCTCGGAGGCTGAGATGGGCAAGCTGCTCGACTATCAGGGTGTGATGGCGTGCTTCGCCGACCCTACCATCATCCTCTTCCTGGGCGGTTTCGTACTCGCCATAGCCGCTACCAAGAGCGGACTCGACGTGATGATGGCGAAGGCCCTGATTGCGCCATTCGGCAAGCGTTCAGAGAACGTGCTGCTGGGCTTCATGCTCATCACCGGCATCTTCTCGATGTTTATTTCAAATACAGCCACCGCTGCCATGATGCTCACCTTCCTCACACCGGTGTTCAAATCATTGCCACCTTCGGGCAAGGGCCGCGTGGCGCTCACCATGGCCATTCCTATCGGAGCCAACCTGGGCGGTATGGGAACCCCTATCGGAACCCCTCCTAACGCCTTCGCCTTCAAGGTACTGAACGACCCTGCAGGACTCAACTTGGGTCTCAGCTTCGGCGACTGGATGCTGATCATGGCCCCTATGGTGCTCATCATGCTCCTGATGGCATGGGTCATCATCCGCAAGATGTTCCCGTTCTCTGCCAAGACCATCGAGCTCAACATCGAGGGCAACATGCAGCACAACTGGCGCACCACGGTAGTGGCCGTCACCTTCCTTGCAACCATCGTGCTCTGGGTATTCGGCAAGCAGCTGGGCATCAACGCCAACACCGTAGCCATGCTCCCTATCGCCATATTCGCCCTTACGGGAGTGGTTACAGCCAAGGACCTGAAGGAGATTGACTGGGCTGTCATCTGGATGGTGGCAGGCGGATTCGCCCTCGGATTGGCGATGAACGGCACCGGTCTTGCCGAGGCAGCCGTAAAGAGCATTCCGTTTGCAGAATTCAATCCGCTGGTCATCATGATTGTATCCGGACTGGTATGCTTCATCCTGAGTAACTTCATCTCCAACACCGCCACCGCCGCCCTGCTCATCCCTATCCTCACGGTGGTATGCGCCGGCATGGGCGACAAGCTCAACACCATCGGCGGCACCTCTACCATCCTCATCGGAGTAGCGGTATCGGCCAGCTGCGCCATGTCGCTGCCTATCTCAACCCCTCCTAACGCCATCGCCTACTCTACCGGACTCATCCAGCAGACCGACATGGTGAAGGCAGGACTCACGGTAGGCATCCTGAGCATGATAGTGGGCTACGCCGTGCTCATCACCTTCTGCAAGATGGGTGTGCTCTAG